The proteins below come from a single Zea mays cultivar B73 chromosome 8, Zm-B73-REFERENCE-NAM-5.0, whole genome shotgun sequence genomic window:
- the LOC100285274 gene encoding peroxidase 68 precursor: MGARATMGCSPLLPFQALWLTAAVVAALALAAGAQPSPSLSPGFYDATCPGLQPIVRRGVARAVRAEPRMGASLLRLFFHDCFVNGCDASVLLDDVPGNFTGEKNAGPNANSLRGYEVIDAIKAQVEASCKATVSCADILALAARDAVNLLGGPRWAVPLGRRDARDASAGAANANLPPPDASLPALLSAFGAKGLDARDLTALSGAHTVGRARCAVFRAHIYNDTATTDASFAAGLRGAVCPYTGGDANLAPLEPQAPDAFDNGYFRDLVARRVLLRSDQALYGSGGDGGNTTDALVRAYAANGTAFAADFAAAMVRMGNLGPPAASAAAAEVRLNCRRVN, translated from the exons ATGGGTGCGCGGGCGACGATGGGATGTTCGCCCTTGCTGCCCTTCCAAGCGCTCTGGCTCACAGCGGCCGTTGTCGCGGCGCTCGCGCTCGCGGCCGGCGCGCAGCCGTCGCCGTCGCTGTCGCCGGGGTTCTACGACGCGACGTGCCCGGGGCTGCAGCCCATCGTGCGCCGCGGCGTGGCGCGCGCCGTCCGGGCGGAGCCGCGCATGGGGGCGTCCCTCCTCCGCCTCTTCTTCCACGACTGCTTCGTCAAT GGCTGCGACGCCTCCGTCTTGCTGGACGACGTGCCCGGTAACTTCACCGGGGAGAAGAACGCGGGGCCCAACGCCAACTCGCTGCGCGGGTACGAGGTCATCGACGCCATCAAGGCCCAGGTGGAGGCGTCCTGCAAGGCCACCGTCTCCTGCGCCGACATCCTCGCCCTCGCAGCGCGCGACGCCGTCAACCTG CTGGGCGGGCCGCGGTGGGCGGTGCCGCTGGGGCGGCGGGACGCGCGGGACGCGAGCGCGGGCGCGGCGAACGCCAACCTGCCGCCTCCGGACGCGTCGCTGCCGGCGCTGCTGTCCGCGTTCGGCGCCAAGGGCCTGGACGCGCGGGACCTGACGGCGCTGTCGGGCGCGCACACGGTGGGGCGCGCCCGCTGCGCGGTGTTCCGCGCCCACATCTACAACGACACCGCCACCACCGACGCCAGCTTCGCGGCGGGCCTCCGGGGCGCCGTCTGCCCCTACACGGGCGGCGACGCCAACCTGGCGCCGCTGGAGCCGCAGGCGCCCGACGCCTTCGACAACGGCTACTTCCGGGACCTGGTCGCGCGCCGCGTGCTGCTTCGCTCGGACCAGGCGCTGTACGGCAGCGGCGGAGACGGGGGCAACACCACGGACGCGCTCGTGCGCGCGTACGCCGCCAACGGGACGGCCttcgcggccgacttcgccgccgccATGGTGAGGATGGGGAACCTGGGCCCGCCCGCGGCGAGCGCGGCCGCCGCCGAGGTCCGGCTCAACTGCCGCCGAGTGAACTGA